The DNA sequence GGTCCAGGCTGCCGGCGGGCCGCACGGTCGTCCCCCGTGACGCCAACGACCACTCGCCGAGCGACCGGCCGAGCGCACGGCCCGACGCCACCTTCGCGGGCACCGACCAGTCACCCAGCTCCGCACCGACGTCCAGCCGCGTGTCCAACGCCAGCACGACGTCCGCGTCCGCCTCCGCGTGGTGCTCACGCACGTGCAGGTTCGTGCCCTCCGCGGCACCCGCGCTCGCCCGCAGCGACACCCGCCAGTCGATCCGACGCAGCCGGTCGCCCGGCTGGAACGCCCGGATGTCGCGCAGCTCCACCGAGTCGCCCGGCCGCCGCGCCCGGTGCGCGCCGACCAGGCCGACCGCCCGCGCGGGCAGCAACCCGGCGGGCAGCGCCTCGACCGGCGGCAGGATCACCCGGCCGCGCTCGGCGGCCGTCACCGGACCGTGCACGAACAACGCGTCCGGCCCGGCCACCAGGTGGTCCGGCCGCAGGTCCACGCCCTCGCCCCACGCGTCACGCCGCAGCACGACCTCGATCTCCCGCGCCTGTCCGGACAGCAGGTGCACGGGCCCGATGCCCGCGCCGACACCCGGCAGCCGGATCGCCAGCACCTCCGCGCCCAGGCCCGGGTCGACCTCCACCACGGACTTGGCCGCGCCGACCTCGCCCGTGCGCGGCAGCCCGCGCACCCGCACCTCCGGCGTGCCGACGACCGGCGTGACCAGCGCCAACAGCGTCGACAGCAGCAGCGGCGCGCCGAACAGGACCAGCTCCACCTCGTGCAGCACGCCGCCCAGCACCACCATGCCGACGCCCAGCACGAGGCCCCGCACCAGCGCGTCCGTGGGGTGCCAGTGCGCGCCGCGCCCGCCGGTGAACGCCACGCGCAGCCGTTCCGCCCGGTTCACGAGCGCGCGCTCGCGGGGCCGGCCACCCGGCCCAGCAGCTCGGTCACGACCTCCACGCCGGTGACGCCGGACGTCCACGTCTCCGGACGCAGCGTGAGCCGGTGCGCCAGCGCGGGCACGGCGCACTCCTTGACGTCCTCGGGCAGCACGAAGTCCCGCCCGTCCAGCACCGCCAGGGCCCGCCCCACCAGCACCAGCGCCTGCGCGCCGCGGGGTGACGCGCCGACCTCGACCGCGGGGTGCGCCCGGGTCGCGGCCGCCAGGTCCACGCAGTACCGCAGCACGTCGTCGTCGACCGACACCTGCTCCACGCCGTGCTGCAGCCGGCGCAGCCGCTCCGCGTCCAGCACCGGCTCGACCTCGGTCTCCTCGCGCTGCCGCACGAGCCTGCGGCGCAGCACCTCGACCTCCTCGGCGGGCGGCGGGTAGCCGATGTCCAGCCGCAGCAGGAACCGGTCGAGCTGCGCCTCCGGCAGCGGGTAGGTGCCCTCGTACTCGACCGGGTTCGCGGTCGCCAGCACGTGGAACGGGCGGGGCAGCCCGAACGTGCGGCCCTCGACCGTGACCTGCCGCTCCTGCATGGCCTCCAGCAGCGCGGACTGCGTCTTCGGGGGCGTGCGGTTGATCTCGTCGGCCAGCAGCAGGCCGGTGAACAGCGGTCCCTCGCGGAAGGTGAACTCGCGGTCGCCCGGGTTGTAGAGGAACGACCCGGTGACGTCGGCGGGCAGCAGGTCGGGCGTGCACTGCAGGCGCTTGAAGTCCAGCTTCAACGCCTGCGCCAGCGACCGCGCCATCAGCGTCTTGCCCAGGCCGGGCACGTCCTCCAGCAGCACGTGCCCGCCCGCGAGGATCGCCGCCAGCGCCAGCCGCAGCGACCGCTCCCGACCCACGACGACCGTGCCGACGGCGGCCAACACCGCCTTGGCCTCGGCCGCGATCGCCTCGACGCCCACTCCGGCTTCGGTCACAGCTTCTCCAACAGGTCGGCGAGCCGGGACGGCTCGGGCAGCGGCGCTTTCGGGTCGGTGAGCAGGCGGTGCAGCTCGTCGCCGAGCACTTCCCCGGCTCTCGGGTGGTGCAGGTCGGGCACGCCGTGCACCTGCCGCAGGCGTGCCTCGGCGAGCCGGCGCAGCCGGGGCTGGATCCGCTTGACGAACCGGTCCTGGTCGACGGAGGCCTCGGCGAGCCGGCTCGCGAGCGTGCTGGCCTGCGCGGACGTGGCGGTGGAGATGGTCGCGGGCCGGGGCGCCCACAGCACGTCGGTCGCGCGCGGCAGGCGTGCGACGAGCAGGCTCAACGCGCCGACGGGCAGTGCGAGCAGCACCGCCCACAGCCACGGCGCGCCGACGCGGGCGAGCACCAGCGCGGTGCCGGCCGTGACGGCGACCGCCAGCGCCACCGCGCGTCCCATACCGCGGACGAGGGGGTTCACCGCAGGTCTCGCACGATGTGCTCCAACGCGTCGGCGGCGGTGCGGGCGTCCGCCGCGGTCACCTCGGCCGTGCCGAACCGGGCCCGCTGGTAGGCGCGGCGCAGCGTGCCCGTGGCGTCCTCGTCCACCCGGTAGCGGCGCAGCAGGTCGCCGGTGAACTCGGTGGCCGTCTGGTGGCCCTCGCGCGGCACGCCGCTGTCCCGCGCGGCCCGTTCGAGGCTGAGCCAGGCGGCGATCACCGCGTCACCGGGCGGCCCACTCGCGGTGCCGCGCAGCTCCTCCAGCGCCTCGGCGGCGCGTCGGACGAGGATCGGCGGCGGCTTCGCGTGCTCCTCGGGCAGGTCGGGCGCGTCGACCGCGACCCCGGTGCCACGCCGCCGACGCCACTGGAACACGCCGAGCGAGACCAGCAGCCACACCACGCCGACGACCACCACGGCGATCAGCACGATCAGGAACACCAGCAGCGACCCGGCCGCCCCGGACCCGTCCAGGTTCGGTTCCAACGGCGGCAGCGACTGCGCCGTGGGCGTGGACGTCGCGTCGTCGGCCGCCGGCCGGTCCTGGTACCGCACCGGTGACGTCCCGCGGGCCGCGAGCGCGATGAGGACGAGCGCCGACCCCACCGCGAGGACGAGCGCGAGCCGGGGCTTCATCCACCCAGGATGCCTGCCGGACCGGGCGGGCGTGGCGGGTTTCGCCGGATCGTCGCCCGCCCTCGGAGGATCCCCGCCGCGACCCCGGCGGCGCGCAGCACGTCCTGGAGCATCGGCTGGGTCAGCTTGCCGGTGAACGTGTTCTGCTGGCTCACGTGGTAGCAGCCGAACAGGTGCAGCGGCTCGCCGCCGTCCTGGGCCGGCAGGGTGACGTGCGCGCCGTGGCCGAAGGCGGGACGCGGCCGGGGCACCTGCCAGCACGAGGCCAGCACCGGGAGCGCCGCCTGCCAGCCGAACCCGCCCAGCACGAGCACCGCGCGCAACGTCGGCCGGAGCAGTTCCAGCTCGCGGATCAGCCACGGGCGGCAGTTGTCGCGTTCCTCCGGCGTCGGCTTGTTCTCCGGCGGCGCGCACTTCACCGGTGCCGTGATCCGCGTGCCGACCAGCTCCAGCCCGTCACCGATGTGCGTGGCCGTCGGCTGGGTCGCCAACCCCACCGCGTGCATCGCCGCGTACAGGAAGTCACCGGAGCGGTCGCCGGTGAACATCCGGCCGGTGCGGTTGGCGCCGTGGGCGGCCGGGGCCAGGCCGATGATCGCCAACGACGCGTCGGCCGGCCCGAAGCCGGGCACCGGGCGTCCCCAGTACTCCTGGTCGCGGAACGCCGCCCGCTTGACCCTGGCCACCTCCTCGCGCCACGCCACCAGCCGCGGGCACGCCCGGCAACTGGTAACCCGTTCGTCAAGAGCGGAAAGCGGGAGCACCGACGACGACTCCGATCGTAGAGTTCGACCATGACCGACAAGGACAACGGCGACGAGCGGGCCGCCAAGGACAACGGCGACGAGAAGGACATCCCCGCCGACGACCTCGTCACCACCCAGCACAGCATCACCGTCAAGCGGCGCAAGCTGAACTACACCACGACCACCGGTCGGGTGGTGCTGCGCCAGGAGGTGCTGACCGAGGGCAAGTTCGACGGGCACCTGCCGAAGGCCGAGGTCTTCGTCACCGCGTACACGCTGGACGGCGCGGACCCCGCGAAGCGGCCCGTGACGTTCGCGTTCAACGGCGGCCCCGGCTCGTCCAGCGTGTGGCTGCACCTGGGCCTGCTCGGGCCGCGCCGGGTGGTCTCCGGTGACGTCGGCGACCTCGCGCCGCCGCCGTACGACCTGGTCGACAACACCGAGACGCTGCTCGCGCACAGCGACCTGGTGTTCATCGACCCGGTGTCGACCGGGTACTCGCGGGCGGTGAAGGGCGAGAAGCCCGGCCAGTACCACGGGTTCCAGGGCGACCTGGAGTCCGTCGGCGAGGTGATCCGGCTGTGGACGTCGCGCAACGGCCGGTGGATGTCGCCGAAGTTCCTGGCGGGCGAGTCCTACGGCACCACGCGCGCCGCGGGGCTGGCCGACTACCTCCAGTCGCGGTACGGCATGTACCTGAACGGGCTGATGCTGATCTCGTCCGTGCTGGACTTCGCCACGCTGGACTTCAGCGAGGGCAACGACCTGCCGCACACGTTGTTCCTGCCGACCTACGCGGCCATCGCGCACTACCACGGGCTGCACGGCTCGCGGTCGTTGGAGGAGGTGCTGGCCGACGCGGAGGACTTCGCGTCGCGCGACTACCCGTGGGCGCTGGCGCGCGGCAACCGGCTGTCCACTGAGGAGCGTGCGGCGGCGGTGTCGCGACTGGCGGGCTTGACCGGGCTCAGCGAGGACTACGTGGACCGGGTCGACCTGCGCATCGAGCACGTGCGGTTCTTCACCGAGCTGCTGCGGTCGGAGCGCAAGGTCGTCGGCCGGTTGGACTCGCGGTTCACCGGTGCGGACGCCGACTACGGGCGCGAGCACTTCAGCGAGGACCCGTCGTACTCGGCGATCCTCGGGCCGTACACGGCGGCGCTGAACCACTACGTGCGGGCGGAGCTGGAGTACGAGAACGACCTGCCGTACGAGATCCTGACGATGAACGTGCGGCCTTGGTCGTACAAGGAGTTCGAGGGCACCCACGTGACGGTGGCGAACAAGCTGTCGGCGGCGATGCGCGCCAACCCGCACTTGAAGGTGCACATCGCTTACGGGTACCTGGACGGCGCGACGCCTTACTACGCGGCCGAGCACGTGGTGGCGCACTTGCAGATCCCGGACGACCTGCACTCCAACATCGAGGCCGCTTACTACCCCGCGGGCCATATGATGTACGTGCACGAGCCTTCCCGGGTGCGGCAGTCGAAGGACTTG is a window from the Saccharothrix saharensis genome containing:
- a CDS encoding DUF58 domain-containing protein, with the protein product MNRAERLRVAFTGGRGAHWHPTDALVRGLVLGVGMVVLGGVLHEVELVLFGAPLLLSTLLALVTPVVGTPEVRVRGLPRTGEVGAAKSVVEVDPGLGAEVLAIRLPGVGAGIGPVHLLSGQAREIEVVLRRDAWGEGVDLRPDHLVAGPDALFVHGPVTAAERGRVILPPVEALPAGLLPARAVGLVGAHRARRPGDSVELRDIRAFQPGDRLRRIDWRVSLRASAGAAEGTNLHVREHHAEADADVVLALDTRLDVGAELGDWSVPAKVASGRALGRSLGEWSLASRGTTVRPAGSLDLAVRAAASLAAGYLRQGDRVGLVDLGRPQLGARAGAGRRQLLRLRNQLVVCARSAGWAQRPVLRPEQVPHGALVVVLSPFLDAEVVELAVHAARRGNLVLAVDVLPSPLRADRETPWGESALKVIRLEHDVRLEAMRQHGVAVVQWGAPIAGVLRAARTARRVTR
- a CDS encoding AAA family ATPase gives rise to the protein MTEAGVGVEAIAAEAKAVLAAVGTVVVGRERSLRLALAAILAGGHVLLEDVPGLGKTLMARSLAQALKLDFKRLQCTPDLLPADVTGSFLYNPGDREFTFREGPLFTGLLLADEINRTPPKTQSALLEAMQERQVTVEGRTFGLPRPFHVLATANPVEYEGTYPLPEAQLDRFLLRLDIGYPPPAEEVEVLRRRLVRQREETEVEPVLDAERLRRLQHGVEQVSVDDDVLRYCVDLAAATRAHPAVEVGASPRGAQALVLVGRALAVLDGRDFVLPEDVKECAVPALAHRLTLRPETWTSGVTGVEVVTELLGRVAGPASARS
- a CDS encoding DUF4129 domain-containing protein — protein: MKPRLALVLAVGSALVLIALAARGTSPVRYQDRPAADDATSTPTAQSLPPLEPNLDGSGAAGSLLVFLIVLIAVVVVGVVWLLVSLGVFQWRRRRGTGVAVDAPDLPEEHAKPPPILVRRAAEALEELRGTASGPPGDAVIAAWLSLERAARDSGVPREGHQTATEFTGDLLRRYRVDEDATGTLRRAYQRARFGTAEVTAADARTAADALEHIVRDLR
- a CDS encoding uracil-DNA glycosylase, which translates into the protein MLPLSALDERVTSCRACPRLVAWREEVARVKRAAFRDQEYWGRPVPGFGPADASLAIIGLAPAAHGANRTGRMFTGDRSGDFLYAAMHAVGLATQPTATHIGDGLELVGTRITAPVKCAPPENKPTPEERDNCRPWLIRELELLRPTLRAVLVLGGFGWQAALPVLASCWQVPRPRPAFGHGAHVTLPAQDGGEPLHLFGCYHVSQQNTFTGKLTQPMLQDVLRAAGVAAGILRGRATIRRNPPRPPGPAGILGG
- a CDS encoding S10 family peptidase, whose product is MTDKDNGDERAAKDNGDEKDIPADDLVTTQHSITVKRRKLNYTTTTGRVVLRQEVLTEGKFDGHLPKAEVFVTAYTLDGADPAKRPVTFAFNGGPGSSSVWLHLGLLGPRRVVSGDVGDLAPPPYDLVDNTETLLAHSDLVFIDPVSTGYSRAVKGEKPGQYHGFQGDLESVGEVIRLWTSRNGRWMSPKFLAGESYGTTRAAGLADYLQSRYGMYLNGLMLISSVLDFATLDFSEGNDLPHTLFLPTYAAIAHYHGLHGSRSLEEVLADAEDFASRDYPWALARGNRLSTEERAAAVSRLAGLTGLSEDYVDRVDLRIEHVRFFTELLRSERKVVGRLDSRFTGADADYGREHFSEDPSYSAILGPYTAALNHYVRAELEYENDLPYEILTMNVRPWSYKEFEGTHVTVANKLSAAMRANPHLKVHIAYGYLDGATPYYAAEHVVAHLQIPDDLHSNIEAAYYPAGHMMYVHEPSRVRQSKDLAEFVQSASNR